One genomic region from Vitis riparia cultivar Riparia Gloire de Montpellier isolate 1030 chromosome 17, EGFV_Vit.rip_1.0, whole genome shotgun sequence encodes:
- the LOC117904342 gene encoding transcription factor GTE10-like isoform X1, producing MAPTVPIGFTGQRESKKLSQKGLAQMMAKTRKVSKGHSSSGFVPDYRHAVETMGESEGFGSSGRVNTEMTASEDSCVPKRKCISLNVDGYDSFCVPVQVLSLSKMSRAERRDLERRLKMELQQVRAFQKKIASLCSNLVPLSPTSDIRSCSNGQKRPPKDKIQKSSEASTHQRKKRPPPPGRNVPKMKRGLSGRFESVKQAAPPGTSNSMSMKQCETLLSRLMTHQFGWIFNNPVDVVELKIPDYFTVIKHPMDLGTIKSKMASGEYLSPFDFAADVRLTFSNAMTYNPRGNDVHFMAETLNKFFEMRWKPIEKKLPVTIDVESLPSRSDAHLEIETADRMPPSKKKKVAPTDHKIKMEPNKRIMTKEERHNLGTELETLLGELPDGIVDFLKEQSFNENQASEDEIEIDIDALSDDTLFTLRKLLDGYLLEKQKNLTKTEPCEMEQLRNESGFSNSSMQPCKGNDHLDEDVDIGGNDPPTSSYPPIEIEKDAAHRNSRCSSSSTSSSDSGSSSSDSDSGSSSGGESDGAKASVPVTSTKETVGSGADLDPKKSDLGEDIGNEALNIPCNVDPNLESKPISAEADGHQEGESAPSERQVSPEKLYRAALLRSRFADTILKAREKTLEKGEKGDPEKLRLEREELERRQKEEKARLQAEAKAAEEARKKAEAEAAAEAKRKRELDREAARQALQQMQKTVDINENCLFLKDLEMLRAAPEELLPSLDERSPDQSPNCLGSFKLQGSNPLEQLGLYMKMDDEEEEEVEPQCIPGPGNDVEEGEID from the exons ATGGCACCAACTGTTCCTATAGGCTTCACTGGACAGAGGGAATCAAAAAAGTTGTCGCAGAAAGGTCTTGCCCAAATGATGGCTAAAACACGGAAAGTTTCTAAGGGACATTCTTCGTCTGGGTTTGTTCCTGATTATCGTCATGCTGTTGAGACCATGGGTGAATCAGAAGGGTTTGGGAGCTCAGGTCGTGTTAACACTGAGATGACTGCTTCAGAGGATTCCTGTGTCCCCAAAAGGAAATGCATCAGTCTGAATGTGGATGGTTATGATAGTTTTTGTGTCCCTGTACAAGTCTTGTCTTTATCAAAGATGTCTCGGGCAGAAAGGAGGGATTTAGAGCGGAGGTTGAAAATGGAACTTCAACAGGTTAGGGCTTTTCAGAAGAAAATTGCCTCTCTTTGTTCAAATCTTGTTCCACTATCACCTACAAGTGATATTCGGAGTTGCAGCAATGGGCAAAAGAGGCCTCCAAAAGACAAAATTCAGAAGTCATCTGAAGCATCCACTCATCAGCGGAAGAAACGACCTCCTCCTCCTGGACGAAATGTGCCTAAAATGAAACGTGGTTTGTCTGGGCGGTTTGAATCAGTGAAGCAGGCTGCACCCCCGGGCACTTCGAATTCCATGTCGATGAAACAGTGTGAGACATTGTTGAGCCGGTTGATGACTCATCAATTTGGTTGGATTTTCAACAATCCTGTTGATGTTGTGGAGTTAAAGATTCCAGATTACTTCACTGTTATTAAGCATCCAATGGACTTGGGCACAATCAAAAGTAAGATGGCTTCAGGTGAATATTTGAGCCCATTTGATTTTGCTGCAGATGTGAGGCTTACTTTCTCAAATGCAATGACTTACAACCCACGGGGAAACGACGTTCATTTCATGGCTGAGACActgaataaattttttgaaatgagGTGGAAACCTATAGAGAAGAAGCTTCCAGTAACCATTGATGTTGAGTCATTGCCTTCTAGATCAGATGCTCATCTAGAAATTGAAACTGCCGATAGGATGCCACCCtcgaagaagaagaaagttgCACCGACAGATCACAAGATAAAGATGGAGCCAAACAAAAGGATCATGACCAAAGAGGAGAGGCATAATTTGGGCACAGAATTGGAAACTTTGCTTGGAGAACTGCCTGATGGCATTGTTGATTTCCTAAAAGAGCAGAGTTTCAATGAAAATCAAGCCAGTGAagatgaaattgaaattgatattgATGCTCTAAGTGATGATACATTGTTCACACTGCGGAAGCTTTTAGATGGCTATTTGCTGGAGAAACAGAAAAACCTGACAAAAACTGAACCTTGTGAAATGGAG CAGCTTCGTAATGAGTCGGGGTTCAGCAATTCATCAATGCAACCATGCAAAG GCAATGACCATCTGGACGAGGATGTAGATATTGGTGGGAATGATCCTCCTACGTCAAGCTACCCACCAATTGAGATAGAAAAGGATGCAGCCCATAGAAACAGTAGATGCAGTAGTTCAAGTACTTCCAGTAGTGATTCGGGCTCTTCATCAAGCG ACTCAGACTCAGGCAGTTCTTCAGGTGGTGAATCAGATGGTGCCAAAGCTTCAGTCCCTGTTACTAGCACAAAG GAAACCGTAGGTTCTGGAGCCGATTTAGACCCAAAGAAAAGCGATCTTGGTGAAGACATTGGAAATG AAGCTTTGAATATTCCTTGCAATGTCGATCCAAATTTAGAGTCTAAGCCAATTTCTGCGGAGGCTGATGGCCATCAAGAGG GGGAGAGTGCTCCATCTGAGAGGCAAGTCTCCCCCGAAAAGCTTTATCGTGCTGCTTTATTGAGGAGTCGCTTTGCTGACACCATACTAAAAGCTAGAGAAAAAACGCTTGAAAAG GGTGAAAAGGGGGATCCTGAGAAACTACGACTTGAGAGAGAGGAACTTGAAAGACGGCAAAAAGAAG AGAAAGCAAGGTTACAAGCAGAGGCCAAGGCAGCCGAAGAGGCTAGAAAGAAAGCTGAAGCAGAAGCTGCAGCTGAAGCTAAGAGGAAGAGGGAACTTGACAGAGAAGCTGCACGTCAGGCATTGCAACAG ATGCAGAAGACTGTTGATATCAATGAGAATTGTCTGTTTTTGAAAGATTTAGAAATGCTAAGGGCTGCTCCCGAAGAACTTTTACCGAGCTTGGATGAGAGAAGCCCAGATCAATCCCCAAATTGCCTGGGTAGTTTCAAACTCCAGGGAAGTAATCCCTTGGAACAACTGGGACTATACATGAAGATGGATGatgaagaggaggaagaagttGAGCCCCAATGCATTCCAGGTCCGGGAAATGATGTAGAGGAAGGAGAAATTGATTGA
- the LOC117934371 gene encoding uncharacterized protein LOC117934371, protein MMMDAEGGCCIARYAGGAYDMSKVDRIMLRFRPIAPKPTSAGSVSGGSTLKSDEVYLRTGRGKRRYVRDNSKRCNRKRKASPEEKRDEIVGEAVVTLPLLPETPDRKDWSPPGQSDLLSATKPQKNPPIWLSFANGSTEGHCGSDRAVITDRTVVMPQPVRLVGSCVTVECVTDTWVDGDWLGSTDEEKINNLDRDTCPGFVSDGLNRVTWTNAAYRRMVGHVTPGPEMMVWLVMKARVPVTFPAITCRVRLQYRCGKEKNSLTLPCDVWRMDGGGFAWRLDVKAALSLGR, encoded by the coding sequence ATGATGATGGATGCTGAGGGAGGGTGCTGCATCGCACGGTACGCCGGGGGTGCGTACGATATGTCGAAGGTCGACCGGATAATGCTTAGATTCCGGCCGATCGCGCCAAAGCCAACAAGCGCTGGCTCAGTCTCCGGCGGTTCCACGTTGAAAAGCGACGAAGTGTACTTGAGGACTGGGAGAGGAAAGAGGAGGTACGTCAGGGATAACAGCAAAAGGTGCAACAGAAAGAGAAAGGCTTCGCCGGAGGAGAAAAGAGACGAGATCGTCGGAGAAGCGGTAGTGACGCTGCCGCTGCTGCCGGAGACGCCAGACCGTAAGGACTGGTCTCCGCCTGGGCAGTCTGATCTGTTATCCGCGACTAAACCTCAGAAAAACCCGCCGATCTGGCTGAGTTTCGCCAACGGCAGCACCGAGGGGCACTGCGGGAGCGATCGTGCTGTGATCACGGATCGGACGGTGGTGATGCCGCAACCGGTAAGGCTGGTGGGGTCGTGCGTAACGGTGGAGTGTGTGACGGACACGTGGGTTGATGGAGACTGGCTGGGGAGTACGGACGAGGAGAAGATAAACAACCTGGACAGAGACACGTGTCCAGGTTTCGTATCGGACGGCCTGAACCGGGTGACTTGGACCAACGCAGCGTACCGGAGAATGGTGGGGCACGTGACCCCAGGGCCAGAGATGATGGTGTGGTTAGTGATGAAAGCGAGAGTGCCAGTAACGTTTCCGGCGATAACCTGCAGAGTGAGGCTACAGTACAGGTGTGGGAAGGAGAAGAACTCCCTGACGCTGCCTTGCGACGTGTGGAGAATGGACGGAGGAGGCTTTGCATGGAGACTCGACGTCAAAGCTGCCCTCAGTTTGGGTCGCTAA
- the LOC117904342 gene encoding transcription factor GTE10-like isoform X2, which translates to MAPTVPIGFTGQRESKKLSQKGLAQMMAKTRKVSKGHSSSGFVPDYRHAVETMGESEGFGSSGRVNTEMTASEDSCVPKRKCISLNVDGYDSFCVPVQVLSLSKMSRAERRDLERRLKMELQQVRAFQKKIASLCSNLVPLSPTSDIRSCSNGQKRPPKDKIQKSSEASTHQRKKRPPPPGRNVPKMKRGLSGRFESVKQAAPPGTSNSMSMKQCETLLSRLMTHQFGWIFNNPVDVVELKIPDYFTVIKHPMDLGTIKSKMASGEYLSPFDFAADVRLTFSNAMTYNPRGNDVHFMAETLNKFFEMRWKPIEKKLPVTIDVESLPSRSDAHLEIETADRMPPSKKKKVAPTDHKIKMEPNKRIMTKEERHNLGTELETLLGELPDGIVDFLKEQSFNENQASEDEIEIDIDALSDDTLFTLRKLLDGYLLEKQKNLTKTEPCEMELRNESGFSNSSMQPCKGNDHLDEDVDIGGNDPPTSSYPPIEIEKDAAHRNSRCSSSSTSSSDSGSSSSDSDSGSSSGGESDGAKASVPVTSTKETVGSGADLDPKKSDLGEDIGNEALNIPCNVDPNLESKPISAEADGHQEGESAPSERQVSPEKLYRAALLRSRFADTILKAREKTLEKGEKGDPEKLRLEREELERRQKEEKARLQAEAKAAEEARKKAEAEAAAEAKRKRELDREAARQALQQMQKTVDINENCLFLKDLEMLRAAPEELLPSLDERSPDQSPNCLGSFKLQGSNPLEQLGLYMKMDDEEEEEVEPQCIPGPGNDVEEGEID; encoded by the exons ATGGCACCAACTGTTCCTATAGGCTTCACTGGACAGAGGGAATCAAAAAAGTTGTCGCAGAAAGGTCTTGCCCAAATGATGGCTAAAACACGGAAAGTTTCTAAGGGACATTCTTCGTCTGGGTTTGTTCCTGATTATCGTCATGCTGTTGAGACCATGGGTGAATCAGAAGGGTTTGGGAGCTCAGGTCGTGTTAACACTGAGATGACTGCTTCAGAGGATTCCTGTGTCCCCAAAAGGAAATGCATCAGTCTGAATGTGGATGGTTATGATAGTTTTTGTGTCCCTGTACAAGTCTTGTCTTTATCAAAGATGTCTCGGGCAGAAAGGAGGGATTTAGAGCGGAGGTTGAAAATGGAACTTCAACAGGTTAGGGCTTTTCAGAAGAAAATTGCCTCTCTTTGTTCAAATCTTGTTCCACTATCACCTACAAGTGATATTCGGAGTTGCAGCAATGGGCAAAAGAGGCCTCCAAAAGACAAAATTCAGAAGTCATCTGAAGCATCCACTCATCAGCGGAAGAAACGACCTCCTCCTCCTGGACGAAATGTGCCTAAAATGAAACGTGGTTTGTCTGGGCGGTTTGAATCAGTGAAGCAGGCTGCACCCCCGGGCACTTCGAATTCCATGTCGATGAAACAGTGTGAGACATTGTTGAGCCGGTTGATGACTCATCAATTTGGTTGGATTTTCAACAATCCTGTTGATGTTGTGGAGTTAAAGATTCCAGATTACTTCACTGTTATTAAGCATCCAATGGACTTGGGCACAATCAAAAGTAAGATGGCTTCAGGTGAATATTTGAGCCCATTTGATTTTGCTGCAGATGTGAGGCTTACTTTCTCAAATGCAATGACTTACAACCCACGGGGAAACGACGTTCATTTCATGGCTGAGACActgaataaattttttgaaatgagGTGGAAACCTATAGAGAAGAAGCTTCCAGTAACCATTGATGTTGAGTCATTGCCTTCTAGATCAGATGCTCATCTAGAAATTGAAACTGCCGATAGGATGCCACCCtcgaagaagaagaaagttgCACCGACAGATCACAAGATAAAGATGGAGCCAAACAAAAGGATCATGACCAAAGAGGAGAGGCATAATTTGGGCACAGAATTGGAAACTTTGCTTGGAGAACTGCCTGATGGCATTGTTGATTTCCTAAAAGAGCAGAGTTTCAATGAAAATCAAGCCAGTGAagatgaaattgaaattgatattgATGCTCTAAGTGATGATACATTGTTCACACTGCGGAAGCTTTTAGATGGCTATTTGCTGGAGAAACAGAAAAACCTGACAAAAACTGAACCTTGTGAAATGGAG CTTCGTAATGAGTCGGGGTTCAGCAATTCATCAATGCAACCATGCAAAG GCAATGACCATCTGGACGAGGATGTAGATATTGGTGGGAATGATCCTCCTACGTCAAGCTACCCACCAATTGAGATAGAAAAGGATGCAGCCCATAGAAACAGTAGATGCAGTAGTTCAAGTACTTCCAGTAGTGATTCGGGCTCTTCATCAAGCG ACTCAGACTCAGGCAGTTCTTCAGGTGGTGAATCAGATGGTGCCAAAGCTTCAGTCCCTGTTACTAGCACAAAG GAAACCGTAGGTTCTGGAGCCGATTTAGACCCAAAGAAAAGCGATCTTGGTGAAGACATTGGAAATG AAGCTTTGAATATTCCTTGCAATGTCGATCCAAATTTAGAGTCTAAGCCAATTTCTGCGGAGGCTGATGGCCATCAAGAGG GGGAGAGTGCTCCATCTGAGAGGCAAGTCTCCCCCGAAAAGCTTTATCGTGCTGCTTTATTGAGGAGTCGCTTTGCTGACACCATACTAAAAGCTAGAGAAAAAACGCTTGAAAAG GGTGAAAAGGGGGATCCTGAGAAACTACGACTTGAGAGAGAGGAACTTGAAAGACGGCAAAAAGAAG AGAAAGCAAGGTTACAAGCAGAGGCCAAGGCAGCCGAAGAGGCTAGAAAGAAAGCTGAAGCAGAAGCTGCAGCTGAAGCTAAGAGGAAGAGGGAACTTGACAGAGAAGCTGCACGTCAGGCATTGCAACAG ATGCAGAAGACTGTTGATATCAATGAGAATTGTCTGTTTTTGAAAGATTTAGAAATGCTAAGGGCTGCTCCCGAAGAACTTTTACCGAGCTTGGATGAGAGAAGCCCAGATCAATCCCCAAATTGCCTGGGTAGTTTCAAACTCCAGGGAAGTAATCCCTTGGAACAACTGGGACTATACATGAAGATGGATGatgaagaggaggaagaagttGAGCCCCAATGCATTCCAGGTCCGGGAAATGATGTAGAGGAAGGAGAAATTGATTGA